The sequence below is a genomic window from Anser cygnoides isolate HZ-2024a breed goose chromosome 8, Taihu_goose_T2T_genome, whole genome shotgun sequence.
TCCATCTCTGAAGCCTACTCTACCTCTATAAATACATGCTATTTTGGGTGAGCTCAATGCTTTCATAACCTAATTGCTTAAAAAACAGAATCTGttgaataatgaaaaatattctatgaGCAGGAAAAATGAGAGGAGCTGACTTTTATATAAATTCTTAACAATTCCAAATTTTGTattaaagtttattaaaaatcaaattaattggTGTCTGGAAGAGAATTATTTCCATCTTTACATTAAAAGTTATGGCAGAGGATTAGTCATACTGTAAAATTAATGTGAACCTATAAGTAAAAGCTCACACAAGTGAGCAAATGTGTTCAAGCAAGTTTagagaggagaggcagaggagaCTGAGAACGCACAGTGCAGGAATCCAGAtgtcttcctgctgctgttgctgagaCAATGGTAGAACGATAGGTAGCAGAAAGGGTTAGGTGTTTCTATATCTCTGTACACAGAGcaaaatgaaactttaaaatttatttttgagctGTATAAAATAGCTTATAAATTGTTGATTGCTGTATGAAGAGGACTTCATGGACTcgtgtgtgtatatgtacatacaaGCTTTCTGTGAAAGATCATTTAATAGAGAAGTTTGTTAAATTGTTTTGTAATGCTTCTGCTGAGCcattcagaggaaaataaagggCTGCTTGAAAATTACTCCAGCTTAGGATCTGTTGCACTGTTCACTGCTGGGGAAAGCCATCAATAAAGCATGTAGAAAGGGACTAGAATTGTCAGATGATGAATGCAAATGTAGAAGATTTCAACAAGTGTGTGCAGCcctctttcatatttttaatagccTCCTGTACAATTTCGCTAGCCGGTTACAAGGAACTTCACAAGGCAGAGTTTCTGTAGAGTGTCTCTATATACGGAATGTATCtgacagctggagaaaaaacagTACTTCATTGCTGAGATCTGGCACCAGTCAAATGGAAATAACGATCAATATTTACAAACTTTAACATTCATCCAAACCCGGGTGAAATCTGTTGGACAGGTGAAGATCATACGATTTTCTGAAAGCAACTTGATGAAAGGTCTTTTtatgggagagagaaagacagatgTGCTGCTTGGGATGTTTAGAGCTCTGGGATTAAGCATCAAATAGTACCTTTAGATGGTAACACTCGATAAGTTTTCTTATCCATTACAAATCTCTACTAGCTACCTCGTTTGGCATTCTTACTCTATTTATAATAACCAAGCACTTTATAGCTCAGTAAAGAATGGAAGGTAGCTATAAAGAATAACTTGTATTGTTTTGGTATAAGAAATACTTTGTCAAAATTAGTTCTGAGATCAGTTTCATCATGTAGTGTCCTGCACTGAGAGGGCATCTGATGATAACAATGTACGTAAATTTTTAATCTAGTTGTAAAGGAAATGTCTTTAAGGGAGTGATTTATGAAGAGTTCAGCATGCCTTGGTATCAACCATATAATGATTCAGTGTGCTATTTATAACTCCTTAGTcattgaaaatataaaagcaaataaagtaTTCTGTAgtgtatctttatttttaatctaagcGTGGGATGTCAAAAATTGTACTTGTCTTGTGGATGGGACATGCTTTTATGAGGctataaatatttaagtgtATGAGGATCTGCACCCAAGTGGAACATGTTGCATGTAAATTGTCTTCTAAGTTGTTAAATTTTGGTATTTAAAAATTTTTGCTAGATTGAAAGCAACATATTAATATTAAACTCTAATACGGAGCATAACATTTTGAATGcaatgcaaaatatatttttttttttttttgttataacaCTATTCCAGATTCACAAGAGAAATCCATCATATGGTAGGGGGAAGGAGGACAAGGGCTAATCATGAGCTctgatatatattttatacactTAATATGCATACATCCAAATATTCTGGGTTGGTTTCTAGCATGCTTGTACCAGacagtgttttctttaatatatatgGATACCTATATATGGAGAATAATTTAACGTGTAAGCACAGTAAAACTGatacaaaaacaaattacaatCTGTTGGGAACAAATGAGTTATCATTTAAGCATGAGTAATGGAGTCTGTActtcaaaaatgtttatataatCTTGTgtctaaaaagaaattttataaatatgGTATAGATAATTTATACACAGAGCAAGGATGAAGAGTGAAAATTCTGCTGGACTCATTTCTGGAAAGTCATGACAATCTGGTTTGCAGTAAAGACTAATACTGTCACAAAATATTAGGATCACATTATTAAACTAAAATAGTAATGTGGCCTGATTGTAGTAGCAATCCTTATCGCTGcacaaaaactttaaaaatgcaatataatAATTCTGAAGGTTGATTATAAATGTAATCAGTTGTAGTAAAGTGAATGATTAAATATTATGGGTTTGAATTTACTTTTTACTATAAAAGTTCtgaattttgtttgcatttcagtgATATTGTAGAgcactttattttgtttgaacaATTTAGGAGCTCGCATGAAGTTAAAtcggctgtttttttttcctttgatataTGCAATAATGTCAATGAGCAATAAATTGCATGTTGTATGCAAGGTATTGGTACTTCATAATAAACGAAAGAAACAGTTtcttattttgtgattttttttctttcttactatGGTAGTAGTTTGTGTACCTATAGTAATAAATGGATCATAAAAGGACAATTTACCTTGGGTTCAGTTCAGAAGCAGCTGGCTCGTTAGGGTATCGTGAAACTGTGTGCTGCGTCTTCATTTCTTTAGAAGAATGTGGGGAGTGAGTATGAGCTCTGAGCCAGACTGGCTGGACTTCTGAAGAGTGAAATTCTGTGTAGGACCTCACTGGGGCCAGGAATGTAACTTGAAATTATGCTGCATATTGAGGAAAAACTTACGTTTGTATCAGGTAGTATAATTGTATTGTACTGTACTGTAGTACCACGTTTCAGGACATAAACCAAACACTTTTCTGCAGGCTGTTGGGATAAAGAGCTACTGTCATCTGTGTATTATAGATGTGATGCATTGCACAGTCCTTTCCCAAATACTAATACAGGCAATTAAGCTCCTTAATATGGCAGTTCTAGATTTTATGTGTGTGCCTATGAACCATTAATTGCATAGTAAAGCTTGGAGCTTCCTCTTAGCATGTTCAGAGGAAGTTGCTGTTTTATATCTTAGCCATTGACTTCCAAACACAAGAATTGCTTGTGTTTCTCTAAGCTTTCTGTTGTATTACGCAGTGGTTAAGTTACTAGAAGAAGATAcaaagcagtgcagtgacttttactcttttttcccccctcataTTCTAAGGGGAATTTTGTGCCATTTGTAAATTATATTCTTAGAGTACTAATTTTGCACTGTTAGTGTAGAAAATTACTCATTAACTAGTCGATCTGTCTGGAAGTGACTCAGGCTGGGAATATCTGGAAACCTTATTTGGGGTCAGATGCTATATAGGTCAGATTTCCAACTGTTTTGAGAACAGACAATGGGGGCTTGGTGGGAGGCTTTAGTTTGGCACCGGATGGCTTTTACCACTGAATGGTAGAAAGGAAGGACTGAACGTGGCTGGGAACAAGGAATGCCTTTTTCTGAGGCATTCTTAACTTGAAAAATTCAACAAATCTTGCCTGAAGTCTGAGAAACCTCTCCTAAGATACAGAAAGTGTCTTGTGTATCCACTTCTATGTAATGTTTTGGGGCATAGctgctcttcattttctccctcgtgtgtgttttttttttttcttcagtcttttgtGTTCTTgctgaaagctttcttttgttttcagtatttgtatTGGTGTGATACTTCTGAattagtttattattttattgtcttaAATTTCACTGTGGGTATCTAATTTTTTAGATGGTGCACTTCTGTTGTGAGTGTATTctggttttgctctgcttttctgaagatgaGTCCACAGTGTAATATACTTAGAGTGTATGCTTCACTGAGGTTGTGATCCTGGTTGAGTGTGATGGTGGAAACTGGGGAGACACCAACTTACTGATGTCAACAACACACTGTACTTCGAGAGAAGTGGAGAGTCCGTGGAGAAATGTGCTTTATGGTAGAGTCCTCCTGCCACTAACCTGAAATGTTTGGGAGCAAAGATGTCACTTAGTCTACAAGAGGCTCTTATTCAGCTGCCTTGTGAAGTGCAGCACGGGAAGACCGAAATCTAGTTCAGTGCTGTTTACACAGCTGCTACTGAGAGGTTTCAGCAAATCCAAAACTCAGATAACGTCAGaggtaaaaaatgtttttgaaggcATATAGAAACTCAGTTACAGACATAGTGCCACTTTTCTAACTCCAGGCTCTCACTATGCTGTGCTAGTGAATTCCTATGTGCAGAAAGGCAGACTAGAAACAACTTCCTCTGACAGTAGActacaaaagcacaaaaatgagTGAAAGGACTAGTATCTGACAGAGCTTCATACTCGTGTGGTGCTCGCAGCCTGTGGCAATGACCTATTTAATAAGGAAGATCCTGTTTTGAGAGCTGGTATGTGAACGCTTTCTTAAAAGCACTCAACTTTGAGAAGAATGCATAAAAGCTATTTCTGCGTTAATTCAGGCACTTGGAAGAACTTTCGCGGCCTTAGCAACGGAACGTTAAGCCCTCAGACGTAGAGGGTGCCCTCGGAACCGCCTGTCTCGGGACCGACGGCGGTGTAGGTGCGAGGCACAGCCCGCCTCTTCCCCCGGCTCGCCGCCGGCCGCTGCTCCCGCCGCGGGCGCTGGggtgggagcggggccgcggagCGGCGCTGGCAGGGAGCGGCCCCGCTCaggcggcgcggcccggcccggcccgcggggCCTCgcagcgggcgggcggcggccctCAGCTGGGCGCAGGCGCGGAGCGGGCCGGCGGCGCCGCGCTGCTGGCAGGCCCGCGCGGGGAGCGCTGCCGCGGGGGCaccggcagggccgggccgggctgagGCAAGGCAGCGGCGGCGCTCGGGGCCgcgcggcggcgggcagcgggagcggAGGGCGGGCGCAGGCCGCCGTGCGGGGCCGgtcggcggcgggggcgggcctGACCTTGCCCGCGGGCGGGCGCGGCGTGGTACCGGGCACAGGGGTgcgcggggggcaccgggctgCAGAGCCGGGTATCGCCCGCGAGGAGACGGAGCCCCCCTCTGCCCTACGGGAGTTACTTCGCTGTGAGCCCTGCTGGAGGCTGCGGGCTTACAGTTAGGCTGTTGCTTAAAtcgttggttttttttttggacgtTTTGTAAGTAATCTGCGGTGCAGCGATATACCTGTATTTGTACTGTAGTAAGTAATCATTGGGGTTTTGTTCTACagatgtttgctttttgttttttttcagaaaattgctCTAGAAAGGCCTGGTGTGCAGAGGCCATGGGTTTGTCTGCATcgtccccagctgctgcaggccaGCCACCCACTGACCCGCCCAAGCAGCATCAGGCAGCGTCGCCACCTGCGGAGTGCCCTATGcaccaggagaaaaagagcGGTAATTGTGCCTGAAGCTTAAGTGAAACTAACTCCTTACACTGAACACTGACAAATATTTCTCAGAAAGGAAGATGACTCTACAACAAAAACTTGAGTTTTTCCCCTACCTTGCAAGTAGTTTGCAAGTAACCATTCATAAAAAGAGGTCAGGTGTTCACCAGAAGAGGTGCCTGCTGTAGAACCTGTGGATTGCTCCTGCTTGCCATGCTTCAGAGGGGGCAGACCCACCAGGAAAATGCCCAGGTCACTGTGGATGGTTGCTGGGAGCAGGTGGTTGTCGCTGGAGAACATGCATCTGGGAAAGGGCAGCAGAAGGGTGAGATAAGATAAATGTCAGTATAAGGAGAAATCAGCTGTTTGTTGACAAAATGAACACGCGTTGTGTTAACGTTGCCATGGAAATTCTGGCTACAAACAGCTCAGTGTAGGGACCAGCATGGAGCAGGATATAAGCTTTCAAGGACTGTGTAAGAAGCTTAGATCTTAACATGGTGTTGggttttaaaataggaaaagttGGGAACTGTAATAAAggtcaaaagaaaaactgaaataccaGTTTAATATTTACATTAGTATTCAATGAACTGTTTCCCGTGTCCTGTCATGTTAGAGACTTCATTTTGTAGCAAaacataaactgtttttttcctgtctttcaggTTGTCCAATGCACATGAAGACTCCTGAGCATAGGACTGAGAACACAAATAATGTTCCTGCACATCAAGAAAGAGCGTATGAATACGTAGCATGTCCGGTGAAGTCTGGTGCATCTCAAGGGAATGATGACATAGATCCTAGCAATATGGTAACTTTCACTTAGTTCACATGTTTTCTTCAGTCTTGTTTCTCCTGAAATATTATcccaaaaatgtaaaaagtgtTGCTGTGAAGATGGAAACTGgcaattaatgttattttttcatttttaatttgctttttctgattGTATATCCAAATATTCGATAAAAACATGTTAGATCTTATTTAACATTCTCTTCTTCAAAGTTATGTCTGTTTGATAAAAGGTGTTTTTCCAGTTTGTAAGTATTTTATGCCGCATATTTCTATTTGTTAGTTGCATGCATGGTTTTTATATTACATTAGTGGTTTCCAGGTTCTGTGTAATACTGGTATGCATAAGTTCTGATTTAGGTCTCTCAGAGATTTTCTCTGATTTACAAAAAAGCACTGCTGATTTGAAAGATGTTTAGACAAATGGTGTCCTTTAGTCTTCAGCTGACACAATTGTGCAAAGAGTTctgcaaaaaaaagagaagtaacTTCAGTGGACTTATAAAGGCTGAACTTCTTGATCTTTGTAGCAGCTGATTaattatgcttatttttttctcaaacacttaaaaaaaaccaccctttTTCTAGTTCATTGTTGTTCCTGTTCAGATGATTCTCCTTGTTTTCTAGATGCCTCCTCCTAATCAGCTGCCATCCCCAGGTCAACCATTTCCATTGTCAACTGTTAGAGAAGAATCTTCCATTCCTAGAGCACATTCTGACAAGAAATGGGTCTATCCTTCAGAGCAAATGTTTTGGAATGCCATGCTAAGAAAAGGGTAAATACACAGAATTACCAGATGAAATCTGTGTGAGCCTGTAATCCTGAGATTTATGAAACAGTATCATTAGTTGTTATTCATTAATAATATTTAAGAGTTTGTGGCAGCGTATTCCAAGCAGCAAACAATtgaatttctaaaaataatcatttctataaacagctttaaaataaagggTGAGCTGGTCTCAAAGACCACACCCTCTTCAGTGATCTGCAAGACGGTAGAGAATGTCAGGCAACTGCCACTGtcagaaaatgttcttaaaagTCATGCATAGGTTTGGAAAAAACCTTGTATGACTGCCTGCTTTCAAATGCATTTGGTTTCAGGCTAATCCTATAAACTGACAGGAAAAGTTCTATGAATCCAAGAACTTTTATTTTGACTATGTAAAATTgctaaaaaattgaaaataaaaattgactggtagatgttttctgtttatacaAAACTTCAGTGTAGGCAAGATCTAACGGATCATTGCATTGTTTTTACATTCTGATAACTTTCTGATCCAGAAAAGCTGTTAACTTAATCTATTGACTACAGTTTGTGTATCTCTGTGATGATAACATTGACAACTATGCatttacacagaaaatgaagttgttcTCGAGATGCTTAAGCAGATGAGCGAGCAGTTACCGTTCTAGCGCTGTCTTTGCATAAACCCTTAAATCTCTTGATTCAAAAGCCCATCAGATAAAATGAGGAAAGTGGAGGAATTACTCAGTTgtaaattgttttcaaatttttatttttaggtggAGGTGGAAAGATGATGACATAACAAGTGAAGACATGACTAACATCATTAAAATTCACAATCAAAATAATGAGCAAGCTTGGAAGGAGATTTTGAAGTGGGAAGCTCTTCATGCAGTGTACGTAcatatgaaatgaaaagcaagtcctTTGGTTTAGCTCATGCTTTTGTACTCTTTGGAAGTAGGATGTCTTTCTAGTTTTTGTGAATATATTCTGGTGctgatacatttaaaaaatcacgATCTTGTAGGATCCCCCATTTTTATTGCCAGTTAGGAAGATTATTCAGAAGAGCTTGACTAGAACTAAACAATTATGGTGACAAAACTGATCAGCCTTTTGGTGGTGTGTATATAATGTGGATTTGGAGAAGTAAAGCTTCTTACTGCATATGTTTATTTGAGGACTACTTAGTTTCCCTCTTTGTTATGAAGAACATGAGGAATGTAAATGTTGTTTTATACTGGTCACTTTTAAACTACATCACTTTCTAGGTCAGTATAGTCCCTGTTCCTAGAAGACACAGACTAATTAAATGTGATGTATGtagaaattgttttctgaaattctatGACCTTTGTTCCAGAGTGGTTTGgattatgtttttttgttctttaatcaTTTTCTATTCTCTAATCCATTAAATTTGTGGATTAGATTTGTGGATAACTACTCTGTTGATGAGTTAGAACAGTTGTGTGGAGCATATCAAAAGTACTTTATCACTAAATGCTGTCAAAAACCGGGGGACTTTtcaaaccttaaaaaaatagcTGGCTTAGATCACTAATTAATTTTTTACTGTTGCTATTTCTCctattccatttttcttttactaaaataaattactgtcgtggtttaaacacttaaaataagaccttgttttttaaaggtaaaaacCATTTTCTCTGTTCTAATTGGGTTTGTAGGGAATGCCCGTGTGGACCATCACTGATGCGGTTTGGAGGCAAAGCGAAGGAGTACTCACCAAGAGCCAGAATACGTTCATGGATGGGGTACGTGGGCATGAAAGTAGGACTTCTGGTGAGGTGGGAGAGTAGAGAGACATGTCTGAAAACATAGTGTAAAAGTAAGTTAAAGATgtcatgcaaataaaattgcaaGTTATAATTACCAGAAGATTTATGTAGTAGTGGGGGATCTTATACCAGCATCTGGATAAATAAATTCTCTTAAATACAACTTCCACTCCCTTTCCCAGTTTCATACTACTATCTACCCATTAAACTGTCTGCACTGTCTATTATCTGTCTTCCAGATATGAACTTCCCTTTGACAGACATGATTGGATTGTTGACCGATGTGGAAAAGAAGTGCGATATGTTATTGATTACTATGATGGTGGAGCAGTAGATAAAAACTACCAGTTTACTATCCTGGATGTTCGGCCTGCATTTGATTCTCTCTCAGCTGTATGGGACAGAATGAAGGTAGCTTGGTGGAGGTGGACG
It includes:
- the HCCS gene encoding holocytochrome c-type synthase isoform X1, translating into MGLSASSPAAAGQPPTDPPKQHQAASPPAECPMHQEKKSGCPMHMKTPEHRTENTNNVPAHQERAYEYVACPVKSGASQGNDDIDPSNMMPPPNQLPSPGQPFPLSTVREESSIPRAHSDKKWVYPSEQMFWNAMLRKGWRWKDDDITSEDMTNIIKIHNQNNEQAWKEILKWEALHAVECPCGPSLMRFGGKAKEYSPRARIRSWMGYELPFDRHDWIVDRCGKEVRYVIDYYDGGAVDKNYQFTILDVRPAFDSLSAVWDRMKVAWWRWTS
- the HCCS gene encoding holocytochrome c-type synthase isoform X2, giving the protein MLQRGQTHQENAQVTVDGCWEQVVVAGEHASGKGQQKGCPMHMKTPEHRTENTNNVPAHQERAYEYVACPVKSGASQGNDDIDPSNMMPPPNQLPSPGQPFPLSTVREESSIPRAHSDKKWVYPSEQMFWNAMLRKGWRWKDDDITSEDMTNIIKIHNQNNEQAWKEILKWEALHAVECPCGPSLMRFGGKAKEYSPRARIRSWMGYELPFDRHDWIVDRCGKEVRYVIDYYDGGAVDKNYQFTILDVRPAFDSLSAVWDRMKVAWWRWTS